A segment of the Planctomicrobium piriforme genome:
CTTTCTGCAGCAGTAACGGGCTCAGGTCGCGGCCGTCGAGCGGCTTGTCTCCGACTCGCGGAATGCCTGCCAGCGCGGTCAATGTCGGTAACAGGTCAATCGCCCCTGTGATTTGTTCGACATGGCTGCCTGCCTTGAGCTTTGCCGGCCAGCGGAGCAACGCCGTCGAGCGCACGCCTCCTTCGTCGGTGCTGCCTTTGCGTCCTTTCATCCCGCCGTTCCAGCGCCAACTGTTCGGGCCGTTGTCGGAGAAGTAGAGGACGATGGTGTTGTCTCGCAGTTTTAAGTCATCAAGCTTCGTGAGTACCCGACCGACGTTCCAGTCCTGGTTCTCGAGCATTGCCAGGGCACATCGGGTTTGGTCGATCTCCTCCTGGTTGGCGAGCGTCGCTGATTGGGACACCGGTTTGCCTTTCATCCGTTCCCAGTACTCCTGCGGCGCTGCCCACGGGGAATGCGGCGTCGTGAACGGCAGGTAGCAGAAAAAGGGCTTCGATTTGTTGCGATCGATGAACGCGAGCGCCTGGTCCGTGCAGACATCGACGATGTACCCGCGGCTGCGGATCATGCGCCCGTTGTCTTCCAGCGGCGCATCGAAATACTCACCCCAGTGTCCTGACGTATAACCGAAATACTCATCGAAGCCGCGGGCCATGGGGTGGTAGGGCCACTGGCTGCCGTTGTGCCATTTGCCGAACGCCCCGGTCGCGTAGCCGGCCGCTTTGAAGGCATCCGCGAGCGTCCGCTCATCGAGATTTAAACGCTCTTGACCTGTCGAAACTCCCTGCACGCCGCCGCGTGGGTGATAACGGCCTGTGAGAAATTCTGCCCGCGTCGGCGAACAGACGGGGCAGACGAAGAAGCGATCGAGCGTCACGCCGTCTCTGGCGAGTGAATCAATATTTGGCGTGCTGACCGTCGTGTTGCCGTTGTGGCCGTAGTCTCCCCAGCCGGCATCGTCGGCCAGCATGATCACCACATTCGGCGGCGCGGCGTGAGCCTGTGCAGCGAGTATGCAGAACATCAGGCAAAGGATGACGCACCGCATGAGAGTTCCTTCACAATTGGCAACATGAAGCTTGAGACGTCTTCCGCAATGGCTCTGCTTGAATTGTCTCATGCCGTTCTAGAATAACCGACCATTGAGGTCACATGCACGATACATTGACTCGCGGATTGTTCCTTGCGCAGCTCGCATCCACCTGGTGGATGGTCGGCCTGATCTGGTTTGTGCAGATCGTGCA
Coding sequences within it:
- a CDS encoding arylsulfatase, with the translated sequence MRCVILCLMFCILAAQAHAAPPNVVIMLADDAGWGDYGHNGNTTVSTPNIDSLARDGVTLDRFFVCPVCSPTRAEFLTGRYHPRGGVQGVSTGQERLNLDERTLADAFKAAGYATGAFGKWHNGSQWPYHPMARGFDEYFGYTSGHWGEYFDAPLEDNGRMIRSRGYIVDVCTDQALAFIDRNKSKPFFCYLPFTTPHSPWAAPQEYWERMKGKPVSQSATLANQEEIDQTRCALAMLENQDWNVGRVLTKLDDLKLRDNTIVLYFSDNGPNSWRWNGGMKGRKGSTDEGGVRSTALLRWPAKLKAGSHVEQITGAIDLLPTLTALAGIPRVGDKPLDGRDLSPLLLQKEIDWPERMLFSTWAGRVSVRTQQYRLDDQNQLFDMTADPGQTTPVNNLQPEVTARLTEAVRNWREEMFGKPASEGTAAKGKGKAKGNSVDPRPIPVGYREFPITILPARDGEPQGGVKRSGTAPNCSYFVNWTSLADRMVWLIDVHTPGRYEVTIDYTCPESDAGSLVELKFRDSQLSGRVTPGWNPPLFTNQDTLPRGHGESQMKEFRPLSLGVINLEQGAGTLTLRAQEIPGRSVMDVLQVRLTLLD